The following coding sequences lie in one Burkholderia cepacia genomic window:
- a CDS encoding ABC transporter permease: MDVRNYSAATPSAPPRESRFAIAMPANATNWIAVWRRNYLVWRKLALASMFGNLADPMIYLFGLGFGLGLMLGHVDGVSYIAFLAAGTVGSSVMMSASFESMYSGFSRMHVQRTWEAIMHTPLALGDIVLGEIVWGASKAMLSGVAIMLVASALGYAQFPSMLAALPVIALAGLAFASIAMIVTALAPSYDFFMFYQTLVLTPMLLLSGVFFPITQLPPVAQHAAQALPLANAVELIRPAMLGRPATDIALHVAVLAGYAVGGFLLSAWLFRRRMMR, encoded by the coding sequence ATGGACGTGCGCAACTATTCCGCCGCCACACCGTCCGCGCCGCCGCGCGAGTCACGCTTCGCGATCGCGATGCCCGCGAACGCAACGAACTGGATTGCCGTCTGGCGGCGCAACTATCTCGTCTGGCGCAAGCTCGCGCTCGCGTCGATGTTCGGCAATCTTGCCGATCCGATGATCTATCTGTTCGGGCTGGGTTTCGGGCTCGGCCTGATGCTCGGCCATGTCGACGGCGTGTCGTATATCGCGTTCCTGGCGGCCGGCACGGTCGGGTCGAGCGTGATGATGTCCGCGAGCTTCGAGTCGATGTATTCGGGCTTCTCGCGGATGCACGTGCAGCGCACGTGGGAAGCGATCATGCATACGCCGCTCGCGCTCGGCGACATCGTGCTCGGCGAAATCGTCTGGGGCGCCAGCAAGGCGATGCTGTCGGGGGTCGCGATCATGCTGGTCGCGAGTGCGCTCGGCTATGCGCAGTTTCCGTCGATGCTCGCGGCGCTGCCCGTGATCGCGCTCGCGGGCCTCGCGTTTGCCAGCATCGCGATGATCGTCACGGCACTTGCGCCGTCCTACGATTTCTTCATGTTTTATCAGACGCTCGTGCTGACGCCGATGCTGCTGCTGTCGGGCGTGTTCTTCCCGATCACGCAGTTGCCGCCCGTCGCGCAGCACGCGGCGCAGGCGCTGCCGCTCGCGAACGCGGTCGAGCTGATCCGGCCCGCGATGCTCGGACGGCCGGCCACCGACATCGCGTTGCACGTCGCGGTGCTCGCGGGCTACGCGGTCGGCGGATTCCTGCTGTCCGCGTGGCTGTTCCGGCGGCGGATGATGCGCTGA
- the nodI gene encoding nodulation factor ABC transporter ATP-binding protein NodI encodes MSVAPIDFRNVEKRYGDKLVVNDLSFNVQAGECYGLLGPNGAGKTTTLKMLLGLAHPDAGTISLCGEPVPSRARHARQRVGVVPQFDNLDPDFTVRENLLVFSRYFGMSAQAARALVQPLLEFAKLESKADAKVGELSGGMRRRLTLARALVNDPDVLVLDEPTTGLDPQARHLMWERLRSLLARGKTILITTHFMEEAERLCDRLCVIEEGRKIAEGAPHALIESEIGCDVIEIYGPDPAALRDELSAFAKHTEISGETLFCYVSDAEPLSARLKGRTGLRYLHRPANLEDVFLRLTGREMQD; translated from the coding sequence ATGTCCGTCGCACCGATCGATTTCCGCAACGTCGAAAAGCGCTATGGCGACAAGCTCGTCGTCAACGACCTGTCCTTCAACGTGCAGGCCGGCGAATGCTACGGCCTGCTCGGGCCGAACGGCGCCGGCAAGACCACCACGCTGAAAATGCTGCTCGGTCTCGCGCATCCCGATGCCGGCACCATTTCCCTGTGTGGCGAACCGGTTCCATCGCGTGCACGGCATGCACGCCAGCGCGTCGGCGTCGTCCCGCAATTCGACAATCTCGACCCCGACTTCACTGTCCGCGAGAACCTGCTCGTGTTCAGCCGCTATTTCGGGATGTCGGCGCAGGCCGCACGCGCACTCGTGCAGCCGCTGCTCGAATTCGCGAAGCTCGAGAGCAAGGCCGATGCGAAGGTCGGCGAACTGTCGGGCGGCATGCGGCGGCGCCTCACGCTCGCCCGCGCGCTCGTCAACGATCCCGACGTGCTGGTGCTCGACGAGCCGACGACGGGCCTCGATCCGCAGGCGCGGCACCTGATGTGGGAGCGGTTGCGCTCGCTGCTCGCACGCGGCAAGACGATCCTGATCACCACGCATTTCATGGAAGAAGCCGAACGCCTGTGCGATCGGCTGTGCGTGATCGAGGAAGGCCGCAAGATCGCCGAAGGCGCGCCGCACGCACTGATCGAATCGGAGATCGGCTGCGACGTGATCGAGATCTACGGGCCGGATCCGGCCGCGCTGCGCGACGAGTTGTCGGCATTTGCGAAGCACACCGAGATCAGCGGCGAGACGCTGTTCTGCTACGTCAGCGATGCGGAGCCGCTCAGCGCGCGACTCAAGGGTCGCACGGGGTTGCGCTATCTGCATCGCCCGGCCAATCTGGAGGATGTGTTCCTGCGGCTTACGGGCCGCGAAATGCAGGACTGA
- a CDS encoding universal stress protein, which yields MASYNKILLCYDGTLEGRKALRCGANLAMDLKAETHLLSVVDMRSSIAQSAGLLTDVACGRFEETAREILQEGVNWLRERGVQAEGHFAFGYPIDEIANLATELKVDLVVVGHRCRSGLSRWWMGSGNTQLLDRVNCSILVACSSAQEQKEEIAREREAATANGK from the coding sequence ATGGCTAGCTACAACAAGATTTTGCTGTGTTACGACGGCACGCTCGAAGGGCGCAAGGCACTGCGCTGCGGTGCCAATCTCGCAATGGACCTGAAGGCCGAAACGCACTTGCTGTCGGTCGTCGACATGCGTTCGAGCATTGCGCAAAGCGCGGGTCTGCTGACCGATGTCGCGTGCGGACGGTTCGAGGAAACCGCGCGTGAAATCCTGCAGGAAGGCGTGAACTGGCTGCGTGAGCGCGGTGTACAGGCCGAGGGCCATTTCGCATTTGGCTATCCGATCGACGAAATCGCGAATCTCGCGACGGAACTGAAGGTTGACCTCGTCGTCGTCGGCCACCGCTGCCGCAGCGGGCTGTCGAGATGGTGGATGGGGTCGGGCAATACGCAACTGCTCGATCGCGTGAACTGCAGCATCCTGGTGGCGTGTTCGTCGGCACAGGAGCAGAAAGAAGAAATCGCCCGCGAGCGGGAAGCCGCCACGGCGAACGGCAAATGA
- a CDS encoding DUF2939 domain-containing protein → MTGSSSRAWRLKPLLIVVLAIAVVAAIGYAYASPYVALGRLKSAIDARDAQAISEYVDFPSLRISLKQQVTEELMRRIDAVKKNNPFAVIGALIGSALVGTLVDAYATPEGVAALMSGLPPRGNPGERPPDWSNQPQGNAPTDTPATPQANPAPASAVAPGNDAAAASSPAPASAAPANANDATHAPHQQQTSAGYRNIDEFVVTYQRSADGTRYAAVFHRFGLFSWKLSAIDLHA, encoded by the coding sequence GTGACTGGATCTTCGAGCCGCGCATGGCGGCTCAAGCCCCTGCTGATCGTCGTGCTGGCCATCGCCGTCGTGGCGGCGATCGGCTATGCGTACGCGTCACCGTATGTCGCGCTCGGTCGCCTGAAATCGGCGATCGACGCGCGCGACGCGCAGGCCATCAGCGAATATGTCGATTTCCCGTCGCTGCGCATCAGCCTGAAGCAGCAGGTCACGGAAGAGTTGATGCGCCGGATCGACGCGGTGAAGAAGAACAATCCGTTCGCAGTCATCGGCGCGCTGATCGGGTCCGCATTGGTCGGCACGCTGGTCGATGCGTACGCAACACCGGAGGGTGTGGCCGCGCTGATGAGTGGATTGCCGCCACGCGGCAATCCGGGCGAGCGCCCGCCCGACTGGTCGAATCAGCCGCAAGGCAATGCACCGACGGATACGCCGGCCACACCGCAGGCCAATCCGGCGCCGGCAAGCGCCGTCGCTCCGGGCAACGACGCGGCGGCTGCGTCATCACCGGCTCCGGCCTCTGCCGCGCCGGCCAATGCGAACGATGCAACGCATGCGCCGCATCAGCAGCAAACCAGCGCGGGCTACCGGAATATCGACGAATTCGTCGTGACGTACCAGCGCAGTGCCGACGGCACGCGCTACGCGGCGGTATTCCACCGCTTCGGGCTATTCTCGTGGAAATTGTCCGCGATCGACCTGCACGCGTAG
- the lexA gene encoding transcriptional repressor LexA: MTKLTARQQQVFDLIRRAIERSGFPPTRAEIAAELGFSSPNAAEEHLRALARKGVIELAAGASRGIRLLGIDDAPHQFTLPHAGLMQLSLPLVGRVAAGSPILAQEHISQHYACDPALFTSKPDYLLKVRGLSMRDAGILDGDLLAVQKRTEAKDGQIIVARLGDDVTVKRLMRRPGGLELIAENPDYENIFVKAGSAEFALEGIAVGLIRSGEL; the protein is encoded by the coding sequence ATGACCAAACTCACCGCCCGTCAGCAGCAAGTGTTCGACTTGATCCGTCGCGCGATCGAGCGCTCCGGATTCCCGCCCACCCGCGCCGAGATCGCGGCCGAACTGGGCTTCAGCTCGCCGAATGCGGCCGAGGAGCACCTGCGTGCGCTGGCACGCAAGGGCGTGATCGAGCTGGCTGCCGGCGCGTCGCGCGGCATCCGCCTGCTCGGCATCGACGATGCCCCGCACCAGTTCACGCTGCCGCACGCCGGCCTGATGCAGTTGTCGCTGCCGCTCGTCGGCCGCGTCGCAGCCGGTAGCCCGATCCTTGCGCAGGAGCACATCTCGCAGCACTACGCATGCGATCCCGCGCTGTTCACGAGCAAGCCCGACTACCTGTTGAAGGTGCGCGGCCTGTCGATGCGCGACGCCGGCATTCTCGACGGCGACCTCCTCGCCGTGCAGAAGCGCACGGAAGCGAAGGACGGCCAGATCATCGTCGCGCGTCTCGGCGACGACGTCACGGTCAAGCGCCTGATGCGCCGGCCGGGCGGTCTCGAGCTGATCGCGGAGAACCCGGATTACGAAAACATCTTCGTCAAGGCCGGCAGCGCGGAATTCGCGCTGGAAGGCATCGCCGTCGGGCTGATCCGCTCGGGCGAACTCTGA
- a CDS encoding sulfate ABC transporter substrate-binding protein has product MAKRNTGLVGGVGRLIATLALGAAAALGVATHAQADTTFLNVSYDPTRELYQDFNQAFGKEWKAKTGETVNFKQSHGGSGAQARSVLDGLQADVVTLALAYDIDALANKGLVNKDWQKRLPDNASPYTSTIVFLVRKGNPKGIKDWDDLTKPGISIVTPNPKTSGGARWNYLAAWAYAVHKPGGNEQTAKEFVTKLYKNAGVLDSGARGATTSFVQRGIGDVLIAWENEAFLSVKEFGTDKFEIVVPSVSILAEPPVAVVDKVVDKKGTRKLADAYLNFLYSPQGQEIAARNYYRPRSKNVPAELTKQFPKLKLYTVDDTFGGWTNAQKTHFADGGVFDSIYKPQ; this is encoded by the coding sequence ATGGCGAAGCGCAATACGGGGCTGGTGGGCGGAGTGGGCCGCCTGATCGCAACACTCGCGCTGGGCGCGGCGGCGGCGCTGGGCGTCGCGACGCATGCCCAGGCCGATACGACGTTCCTGAACGTGTCGTACGACCCGACGCGCGAGCTGTATCAGGACTTCAACCAGGCGTTCGGCAAGGAGTGGAAGGCGAAGACGGGCGAGACCGTCAACTTCAAGCAGTCGCACGGCGGGTCCGGCGCGCAGGCGCGCTCGGTGCTCGACGGCCTGCAGGCCGACGTCGTCACGCTGGCGCTCGCGTACGACATCGACGCGCTCGCGAACAAGGGGCTTGTGAACAAGGACTGGCAGAAGCGCCTGCCCGACAACGCATCGCCGTACACGTCGACGATCGTGTTCCTGGTGCGCAAGGGCAATCCGAAGGGAATCAAGGACTGGGACGACCTGACCAAGCCGGGCATCTCGATCGTCACGCCGAATCCGAAGACCTCGGGCGGCGCACGCTGGAACTACCTGGCCGCATGGGCGTACGCCGTGCACAAGCCGGGCGGCAACGAGCAGACGGCCAAGGAATTCGTCACGAAGCTCTACAAGAACGCAGGCGTGCTGGATTCGGGCGCGCGAGGCGCGACGACGAGCTTCGTGCAGCGCGGGATCGGCGACGTGCTGATCGCATGGGAAAACGAGGCATTCCTGTCGGTGAAGGAATTCGGCACCGACAAGTTCGAGATCGTCGTGCCGTCCGTGAGCATCCTGGCCGAGCCGCCCGTCGCGGTCGTCGACAAGGTGGTCGACAAGAAGGGCACGCGCAAGCTGGCCGACGCGTACCTGAATTTCCTGTACAGCCCGCAGGGCCAGGAGATCGCGGCGCGCAACTACTACCGGCCGCGTTCGAAGAACGTGCCGGCGGAACTGACGAAGCAGTTCCCGAAGCTGAAGCTGTACACGGTCGACGACACGTTCGGCGGCTGGACGAATGCGCAGAAGACGCATTTCGCGGACGGCGGCGTGTTCGACTCGATCTACAAGCCGCAGTAA
- the cysT gene encoding sulfate ABC transporter permease subunit CysT, translating to MTTYTFRKPSALPGFGVTLGITVAYLSLVVLIPLAATFLKTATLSWDQFVTAVTSPRVLASYRLTFTSALGGALINAVFGFLVAWVLVRYTFPFKRLVDAIVDLPFALPTSVAGISLAAVYATNGWVGQYLAPLGIKIAFTPAGVLVALTFIGLPFVVRTVQPVLEDFEREQEEAAACLGASRWLTFRRVVLPAVLPALLTGFALAFARALGEYGSVIFIAGNVPMKSEITSLLIITKLEQYDYAGATALAVVMLVVSFLMLLLINTLQWYLQRRTSKGASGPAPAAVTAVAAGGQQ from the coding sequence ATGACGACGTACACCTTTCGCAAGCCGAGCGCGCTGCCCGGTTTCGGCGTGACACTCGGCATCACGGTGGCCTATTTGAGCCTCGTGGTGCTGATCCCGCTCGCCGCCACGTTCCTGAAGACCGCGACGCTGTCGTGGGACCAGTTCGTCACCGCCGTCACGTCGCCGCGCGTGCTCGCGTCGTACCGGCTGACGTTCACGTCCGCACTTGGCGGCGCGCTGATCAACGCCGTGTTCGGCTTCCTCGTCGCGTGGGTGCTCGTGCGCTACACGTTCCCGTTCAAGCGCCTCGTCGATGCGATCGTCGACCTGCCGTTCGCGCTGCCGACGTCGGTCGCCGGCATCTCGCTCGCGGCCGTCTACGCGACCAACGGCTGGGTCGGCCAGTATCTCGCGCCGCTCGGCATCAAGATCGCGTTCACGCCGGCCGGTGTGCTGGTCGCGCTGACCTTCATCGGGCTGCCGTTCGTCGTGCGCACCGTGCAGCCGGTGCTCGAGGATTTCGAGCGCGAGCAGGAAGAAGCGGCAGCATGCCTCGGCGCATCGCGCTGGCTGACGTTCCGCCGCGTCGTGCTGCCGGCCGTGCTGCCGGCGCTCCTCACCGGTTTCGCGCTCGCGTTCGCGCGTGCGCTCGGCGAATACGGGTCGGTGATCTTCATCGCCGGCAACGTGCCGATGAAATCCGAGATCACGTCGCTGCTGATCATCACGAAGCTCGAGCAGTACGACTACGCGGGCGCGACCGCGCTGGCGGTCGTGATGCTGGTCGTGTCGTTCCTGATGCTGCTGCTGATCAACACGCTGCAATGGTATTTGCAGCGCCGCACGAGCAAGGGCGCCAGCGGCCCCGCGCCCGCCGCCGTCACCGCCGTCGCAGCAGGAGGCCAGCAATGA
- the cysW gene encoding sulfate ABC transporter permease subunit CysW, giving the protein MSQEATVVLKTPSPAVRATKRLDPVSESRVVRWLLTGIALAFLAFFLVVPLAAVFVEALRKGVGFYLESLADPDAWSAIKLTLTVAVIAVPLNLVFGVCASWAIAKFEFRGKALLTTLIDLPFSVSPVISGLVYVLLFGAQGWLGPWLQDHDVQIIFAVPGIVLATIFVTFPFVARELIPLMQAQGTDEEEAARVLGASGWQIFRRVTLPNVRWGLLYGVILCNARAMGEFGAVSVVSGHIRGVTDTMPLHVEILYNEYNFAAAFAVASVLALLALVTLALKLIAERHLAAELAGASDTVPAHAGPVAAVSSKS; this is encoded by the coding sequence ATGAGCCAGGAGGCCACCGTCGTGCTGAAAACCCCGTCGCCGGCCGTGCGCGCCACGAAACGGCTCGACCCCGTCAGCGAGTCGCGCGTCGTGCGCTGGCTGCTCACGGGCATCGCGCTGGCGTTCCTCGCGTTCTTCCTCGTCGTGCCGCTCGCCGCGGTGTTCGTCGAGGCGCTGCGCAAGGGCGTCGGCTTCTATCTCGAATCGCTGGCCGATCCCGATGCGTGGTCGGCGATCAAGCTGACGCTGACCGTCGCGGTGATCGCCGTGCCGCTGAACCTCGTGTTCGGCGTGTGCGCGTCGTGGGCGATCGCGAAGTTCGAATTCCGCGGCAAGGCGCTGCTGACGACGCTGATCGACCTGCCGTTCTCGGTGTCGCCCGTGATCTCGGGCCTCGTGTACGTGCTGCTGTTCGGCGCGCAGGGCTGGCTCGGGCCGTGGCTGCAGGACCACGACGTGCAGATCATCTTCGCGGTGCCGGGCATCGTGCTCGCGACCATCTTCGTCACGTTCCCGTTCGTCGCGCGCGAGCTGATCCCGCTGATGCAGGCGCAAGGCACCGACGAGGAGGAAGCCGCGCGTGTGCTCGGCGCGTCGGGCTGGCAGATCTTCCGGCGCGTGACGCTGCCGAACGTGAGGTGGGGCCTGCTGTACGGCGTGATCCTGTGCAACGCGCGCGCGATGGGCGAGTTCGGCGCAGTGTCGGTCGTGTCGGGCCACATCCGCGGCGTGACCGACACGATGCCGCTGCACGTCGAGATCCTGTACAACGAATACAACTTCGCGGCGGCGTTCGCGGTGGCGTCGGTGCTGGCGCTGCTCGCGCTCGTGACGCTCGCGCTGAAGCTGATCGCCGAGCGTCATCTCGCCGCCGAACTGGCCGGCGCGAGCGACACCGTTCCCGCACATGCCGGCCCCGTCGCCGCCGTTTCGTCGAAATCGTAA
- a CDS encoding sulfate/molybdate ABC transporter ATP-binding protein, which yields MGITVRNLQKRFGDFTALDNVSLDFPPGELVALLGPSGCGKTTLLRVIAGLEHADAGQVVLQGLDVASVGARDRQVGFVFQHYALFRHMTVFENVAFGLRVKPRRERPSEAAIRDKVHELLKLVQLDWLAQRYPSELSGGQRQRIALARALAVEPKVLLLDEPFGALDAKVRKELRGWLRRLHDDLHISTIFVTHDQEEALEVADRIVVLNRGHVEQVGSPQDVYDHPQSAFVYEFLGAANRLPGTVAGRGFVAEGAAAPIEVDADFAGPANAYVRPHDLQLWPAGEGHRDGIAVDVRRVIPLGGSVRVELEARAGGALEAELDRDAWRALSLQVGDGATAVPRAVRVFPAR from the coding sequence ATGGGTATCACCGTCCGTAACCTTCAGAAGCGCTTCGGCGATTTCACCGCGCTCGACAACGTATCGCTCGACTTTCCGCCGGGCGAACTGGTTGCACTGCTCGGGCCGTCCGGCTGCGGCAAGACCACGCTGCTGCGCGTGATCGCGGGCCTCGAGCACGCGGACGCCGGCCAGGTCGTGCTGCAGGGGCTCGATGTCGCGTCGGTCGGCGCGCGCGATCGCCAGGTCGGCTTCGTGTTCCAGCACTACGCGCTGTTCCGCCACATGACGGTATTCGAGAACGTCGCATTCGGGCTGCGCGTGAAGCCGCGCCGCGAGCGGCCGTCGGAGGCGGCGATTCGCGACAAGGTGCATGAATTGCTGAAGCTCGTGCAGCTCGACTGGCTCGCGCAGCGCTATCCGTCCGAGCTGTCGGGCGGCCAGCGCCAGCGCATCGCGCTGGCCCGCGCGCTCGCGGTCGAGCCGAAGGTGCTGCTGCTCGACGAGCCGTTCGGCGCGCTCGACGCGAAGGTCCGCAAGGAGTTGCGCGGCTGGCTGCGCCGGCTGCACGACGACCTGCACATCTCGACGATCTTCGTCACGCACGACCAGGAGGAGGCGCTGGAAGTCGCGGACCGCATCGTCGTGCTGAATCGCGGCCACGTCGAGCAGGTCGGCAGCCCGCAGGACGTCTACGATCATCCGCAAAGCGCGTTCGTGTACGAGTTTCTCGGCGCGGCGAACCGGCTGCCGGGCACAGTGGCCGGGCGCGGCTTCGTCGCCGAGGGCGCGGCTGCGCCGATCGAGGTCGACGCCGATTTCGCGGGCCCCGCGAACGCCTACGTGCGACCGCACGACCTGCAGCTGTGGCCGGCGGGCGAAGGGCACCGCGACGGCATCGCGGTGGACGTGCGCCGCGTGATTCCGCTCGGCGGGTCGGTGCGTGTGGAGCTCGAGGCACGCGCGGGCGGTGCGCTCGAGGCCGAACTCGATCGCGATGCATGGCGGGCGCTGTCGTTGCAGGTCGGCGACGGTGCGACGGCCGTGCCGCGCGCGGTGCGTGTGTTTCCCGCGCGTTGA
- a CDS encoding CysB family HTH-type transcriptional regulator, with product MNFQQLRFVREAVRQNMNLTEVANVLYTSQSGVSKQIKDLEDELGVDIFIRRGKRLTGLTEPGKAVHQLIERMLLDAENLRRVARQFADQDSGHLVVATTHTQARYALPKVIRQFTDVFPKVHLALRQGSPQQIAQMILNGEADLGISTEALDRYPDIVTFPCYSWHHTVVVPKGHPLVGRENLTLEEISEYPIITYDQDFTGRSHIDQAFTQAGAVPDVVLTAIDADVIKTYVELGMGIGVVAAMAYDPQRDTGLVALDTQHLFEASTTRVGLRKGAFLRAYAYRLIEMFAPHLNEAEIAGLLREAV from the coding sequence ATGAATTTTCAGCAATTGCGGTTCGTGCGCGAAGCGGTGCGCCAGAACATGAACCTGACGGAAGTCGCGAACGTGCTGTACACGTCGCAGTCGGGCGTGTCGAAGCAGATCAAGGATCTCGAGGATGAACTGGGCGTCGACATCTTCATCCGGCGCGGCAAGCGGTTGACGGGCCTGACGGAGCCCGGCAAGGCCGTGCACCAGCTGATCGAGCGGATGCTGCTCGATGCCGAGAACCTGCGCCGTGTCGCGCGCCAGTTCGCCGACCAGGACAGCGGCCACCTCGTCGTCGCGACGACGCACACGCAGGCGCGCTACGCGCTGCCGAAGGTGATCCGGCAGTTCACCGACGTGTTCCCGAAGGTGCATCTGGCGCTGCGCCAGGGCAGCCCGCAGCAGATCGCGCAGATGATCCTGAACGGCGAAGCCGATCTCGGCATCTCGACCGAGGCGCTCGACCGCTACCCGGACATCGTCACGTTCCCGTGCTATTCGTGGCACCACACGGTCGTCGTGCCGAAGGGGCACCCGCTCGTCGGCCGCGAGAACCTGACGCTCGAGGAAATCTCCGAGTACCCGATCATCACGTACGACCAGGACTTCACGGGCCGCTCGCACATCGACCAGGCGTTCACGCAGGCGGGCGCGGTGCCGGACGTCGTGCTGACCGCAATCGATGCGGACGTGATCAAGACCTACGTCGAGCTCGGGATGGGGATCGGCGTGGTCGCCGCGATGGCCTACGATCCGCAGCGCGACACGGGGCTCGTCGCGCTCGATACGCAGCACCTGTTCGAGGCGAGCACGACGCGCGTCGGTCTGCGCAAGGGCGCGTTCCTGCGCGCGTATGCGTACCGGCTGATCGAGATGTTCGCGCCGCACCTGAACGAAGCGGAAATCGCGGGGCTGTTGCGCGAAGCCGTTTGA
- a CDS encoding DUF805 domain-containing protein, which yields MNLKWFLFSFKGRTERLPWWIYTLVSGLIGVFFDAGSRGSSNDDLPLVVVLVAVAIAVVATWSWLAVTVKRLHDIDKSGWWMLLLFVPIVGAIALFVMNGFIAGTPHANRFGEPPAIDEDEPASQDPA from the coding sequence ATGAATCTGAAGTGGTTTCTCTTTTCCTTCAAAGGCCGGACCGAGCGCCTGCCGTGGTGGATCTACACGCTGGTTTCCGGGTTGATCGGCGTGTTCTTCGACGCGGGTTCGCGCGGTTCGTCGAACGACGATCTGCCGCTGGTGGTGGTGCTTGTCGCGGTCGCGATCGCCGTCGTCGCGACGTGGTCGTGGCTGGCGGTCACCGTGAAGCGGCTACACGACATCGACAAGTCGGGGTGGTGGATGCTGCTGCTGTTCGTGCCGATCGTCGGTGCGATCGCGTTGTTCGTGATGAACGGTTTCATCGCCGGTACGCCGCATGCGAACCGCTTCGGCGAGCCGCCGGCGATCGACGAAGACGAACCCGCGTCGCAGGATCCGGCGTGA
- a CDS encoding sugar ABC transporter substrate-binding protein — MNVRFRRRFLTAALAAVAVAAAPAVHAQAAAKPKVALVMKSLANEFFLTMETGAKEYQKHNANQFDLITNGIKDETDTANQIRIVEQMIVSKVDAIVLAPADSKALVPVVKKAVDAGIIVVNIDNRLDPDVLKSKNLNVPFVGPDNRKGARKIGDYLAKRLKAGDQVGIVEGVSTTTNAQQRTAGFQDAMKAGGMKVVSVQSGEWEIDKGNAVAAAMLNEYPNLKALLCGNDNMAIGAVSAVRAAGKQGKVLVVGYDNINAIKPMLKDGRVLATADQYAAKQAVFGIDTALKAISEHRKQADMSGVVETPVDLVTK; from the coding sequence ATGAATGTCCGCTTTCGCCGTCGCTTCCTGACCGCCGCGCTCGCCGCCGTCGCGGTTGCTGCCGCACCGGCCGTCCACGCGCAAGCCGCGGCCAAACCGAAGGTCGCGCTCGTGATGAAGTCACTCGCCAACGAGTTCTTCCTGACCATGGAAACCGGCGCGAAGGAATACCAGAAGCACAACGCGAATCAGTTCGACCTGATCACCAACGGCATCAAGGACGAGACCGACACCGCGAACCAGATCCGCATCGTCGAGCAGATGATCGTGTCGAAGGTCGATGCGATCGTGCTCGCGCCGGCCGATTCGAAGGCGCTCGTGCCGGTCGTGAAGAAGGCGGTCGACGCGGGCATCATCGTCGTGAACATCGACAACCGGCTCGATCCCGACGTGCTGAAGTCGAAGAACCTGAACGTGCCGTTCGTCGGCCCGGACAACCGCAAGGGGGCGCGCAAGATCGGCGATTACCTCGCGAAGCGGCTGAAGGCGGGCGACCAGGTCGGCATCGTCGAAGGCGTGTCGACGACGACCAATGCGCAGCAGCGCACGGCCGGCTTCCAGGACGCGATGAAGGCGGGCGGGATGAAGGTCGTGTCGGTGCAGTCGGGCGAATGGGAAATCGACAAGGGCAATGCGGTGGCTGCCGCGATGCTCAACGAATACCCGAACCTGAAGGCGCTGCTGTGCGGCAACGACAACATGGCGATCGGCGCGGTGTCGGCCGTGCGCGCGGCCGGCAAGCAGGGCAAGGTGCTCGTGGTCGGCTACGACAACATCAACGCGATCAAGCCGATGCTGAAGGACGGCCGCGTGCTCGCGACTGCCGACCAGTACGCGGCGAAGCAGGCCGTATTCGGCATCGACACCGCGCTCAAGGCGATCTCCGAGCACCGCAAGCAGGCCGACATGTCCGGCGTGGTCGAGACGCCGGTGGATCTCGTGACGAAGTGA